From the genome of Virgibacillus proomii, one region includes:
- a CDS encoding PIN/TRAM domain-containing protein, protein MMKKIVHLFFIILGGTIGYLYVPVILALLNIADVNWILSPYVGMITGAIIFFLISYWFVDYIVGFLKWIEEALIRLPAGDLFAGTLGLMGGLVISYLITIPLRDINIKLVSQVLPLFSTILLGYLGFQVGFRRREEFVNILALNKREKRKAPEADNASPAQPKAKILDTSVIIDGRIADICQTNFLEGTIIIPQFVLSELQHIADSSDVLKRNRGRRGLDVLNRIQKELPVKVEIYEGDFEEIHEVDSKLIKLAKVIDGIVVTNDFNLNKVCDLQGVSVLNINDLANAVKPVVLPGEELVVHVIKDGKEHNQGIAYLDDGTMIVVEEGRDYIGKTIEVLITSVLQTSAGRMIFAKPKLLEKAL, encoded by the coding sequence CTGATGAAAAAGATTGTTCATCTATTTTTTATTATTTTAGGAGGCACCATCGGTTATTTGTATGTTCCGGTTATTTTAGCACTTTTAAATATTGCCGATGTCAACTGGATATTATCCCCTTATGTGGGTATGATAACAGGTGCTATTATTTTCTTTCTCATTTCATATTGGTTTGTCGATTATATTGTAGGGTTTTTAAAGTGGATTGAAGAAGCGTTAATTCGTTTACCTGCGGGTGATTTATTTGCTGGAACATTAGGGCTGATGGGAGGTCTGGTAATTTCCTATTTAATTACCATTCCTTTAAGAGATATTAATATTAAGCTAGTTTCACAAGTTCTCCCACTATTTAGCACAATCTTATTAGGATATTTAGGATTTCAGGTCGGATTTCGTCGGAGAGAAGAATTTGTAAATATTTTAGCTCTCAATAAACGGGAAAAACGTAAGGCTCCTGAAGCTGATAACGCATCACCAGCTCAGCCAAAAGCAAAGATTTTGGATACTAGTGTTATCATTGATGGTCGGATTGCTGATATTTGCCAGACAAACTTTTTAGAAGGAACGATTATTATTCCACAATTTGTACTTAGCGAATTGCAACATATTGCGGATTCTTCCGATGTATTAAAACGGAATCGTGGTCGTAGAGGTCTTGATGTGTTAAATCGTATTCAAAAGGAATTACCAGTAAAGGTGGAAATCTATGAAGGTGATTTTGAAGAGATTCATGAAGTAGATAGTAAATTAATTAAGCTAGCAAAAGTAATTGATGGAATTGTTGTAACCAATGACTTTAACTTAAATAAAGTATGCGATTTGCAAGGTGTGTCCGTTTTAAATATTAATGATTTGGCAAATGCAGTTAAACCAGTTGTATTACCAGGCGAAGAATTAGTTGTGCACGTTATTAAAGATGGGAAAGAACATAACCAAGGTATCGCATATCTTGATGATGGTACAATGATTGTTGTAGAAGAAGGCCGAGACTATATCGGAAAGACAATTGAAGTTCTAATAACAAGTGTGCTACAAACATCAGCCGGACGAATGATATTTGCTAAACCAAAATTACTTGAAAAAGCCCTTTAA